GTGAAGAATGGATACTCTTGACAATCGttatggtatatctttctctcttttcttcatgagtagctaattattttagtcttgagattatgttgaactaaggtgcaattgtATGTGGGTGATGATGTGTttgtatgatttttagttgttgaataTAGGTTCTACTATTGGTTGATCTTAATGGTttgaatttatgggtgaaaatcgcaaatatccaaatgggtttgttgtgtgaaaaccccaaactctaaaaaaTCTTCATCAACCTCGAAAGAGGGATCTGGGTGAATTTTGGAAACCCATAGCTTTCTTGAAAAGGGTTATAGGGGAGGACCTACGTTACAAtttggggtgctccggcacccactaaactcgacgtggaataggtataattacatagaaaatatacaaaaataggtataaaatatataaaagcacccactctaacaaaaagttggttgggtgcacTGGCGTTTAGGTTTATTTTAATGTGCTTCACTGTAAGTGTTGACTCAGGTTCGAACCTCATTGaggtcatttttttaattttttcttagcttttaaattttttaagcaccTATTATCCTTAAATTCTGGGTCTTCCACTGAGGGTTATATGgggacaaagcaatagtggacaattgaGAGTGTGGCTCACTAGCTTTTGCTATTTTAGAAATAAGGGTAAATGGAGAGTGAGTTATGTTACgggcattttcctagaaatagggatgcctaattgaggttttgggtagTTATTATTAAAACaattgttaggtgctcgaaagagccaacgaGTGACATCTTTGgagttttgttgacaaactagcctcgaAGATTTATGAACTAGCCTATCATGTATTCAATGGCTAGAACTCTTACTAAAACATCATAATCCCATGCACACCTTGCCCTAGGTAGACATAATTCCAAAATTCCTCCTAAATCGATATTTAAACCAAAAAGTGTTATTGTAGTGTGTAGTTTGACTCTAGATTTATATAATCCACTTCTAAACCAAACCCCTCCATtttacatgatgtgttttatgtTGTATACACTCCGGGTATCTTGTTAGTAATTTTAGCACTCACGAGAATCGAAATCTAAATTCTCGCTCCTTGTAGATATGGAAGTTCTTAAGAGGAGCATATAAGTAAGGTATTCATCAGCCAAagagattaattaaaaaaaggattgGATATCACCTTAGAAGAGATCTTTTCAACAAGATCATCATAGTCTTGAGAAATCTTTCCATGTGTTATTGAAAATGGAATAAATTCGAAAGGGACGGCATATGGCAAAGATTGAAGGACTTCTTTGAAGATATCTGGAATGAAACCAGTTGCAGTTACTGCTTGTGTTTTTGAATCTATTTCCACTTTAATGAATTGCCCCAGCCTTCCTTTgacaggaactccaacccttaacttcttcccacttgtGGGTATTTCCCAGCCTCTTGGAGCAATAGTAGATTCACCCGGCCAAAAAGTGCTTGCTAGTTGCTTATTATTACACTTTACTGCTGTTTTACCACTCATCTTCTTACATGAAATTCCATCCTTCTCTTTACAGAATCCAATGATTCTCTCTCCTTTCCCAATTATATTGACAATCTCATATGGGGATGGTTGCAACTCTCCATCAATGATACGGAATTCACCACTTAGTCCTCTTTTTAGCGTTGTGTTTTGCATAGAGTCAAGGAGCAGAGATCCCAATGCAGAGGTTCCAATTGCATCTAACTCCGTTAAGTTCTCTCTAGTGTCTGctttcttgaattttgggttagcTGTAGTGCGCGCTTGCGCTACTGCTTTTGCTAATGCAGTGATGCTATCATACGCCCATAGCCCGAATACATTGAGTTCAACTGGGTCCATGTCAGGATATTCTTGACGGAATCTTTTTCTCCATCTCTTTGTGAAATTGCTAGGCTCATTTGATCTTGGAATATAAGGTTTTATACCAAGAACTCCTTGCATTGATGACTCAATCACTGAATGATCTACCGAGTCCAGCAGACTCGGTAGCACCTCTGTGATGATCCATGCATATCCACCGCTCATCATCCCGGCTTCTTTAGCCTTGAGGAAAAGGCGGGAGGCAAGATGTGGTAGCAAGTGCACGACAAACACCCTGGTCTGCATTATATTCAAATTGTACAACTCCTTGAGGATTTGATCATCATTGGCTGATGGAGAAATAACACTTCTATAGGAGACTAAAGTGTTGATTTCCAGTAAGGCATCAGTCAGATGAGGAAGTATCCCGGTTCCAATAGGGCTATCCTCATAGATTACTACAACCTCCCTCCACTCGTAGGTTTTAACAATTTCTGCAATGGCTTTAGTCTGGCTGGAAGAAGGAAGTGCTCCTCTGATGAAAAAAGGATTTTCCTGGACTGAAAGTAAAGGACTTGTTGCTGGAGAAATGATGGGAACTTTTACTCTATTCCTTAAGTCAATCACAACATCAGTTTGTGTAGACATTTGTGACCCAAAGATAGCTTGCACTTGGATATCCTTTAGCAAGTATATGGCTGCACATACACAATCAGACTTTAAGAGATTGTCTAAACATAGGAAAACCAAAGGGAAATGTAACATTTTAGAGAAAAAGGGTATCTTTTTTCAGAGCTAGGTCAATATTCCCAGATAGGATTATGAATTTTTCAGTTTAGAATTGGTCGGTAGTAAGTTGCTTGCGCACCAACCAACAGGCCAGCACACCCAGCATTctgattatttttttgatttttcctttttgtgGGACTGGAAATATTGGAAGTTCtattatctttctttatttatgatcCATAACTATGGTCGATCATTATTGAGGCAGATCCGGAATTTGGAAGCTCCGCGAGTGCCACAGCTAAAACAGTTTAATAAAATGAACACAACAGGATTAGAATTTGCACAGCAAGGAGTAAAATATTAGCTTTTAACCGCAGCACTATGAGTTCCTTTGATAATAGATTGGTGCCACACTTCATATCTATACAATTCCTTATACAGTAAAACTTTTCTACCGTGACAACATTTGTGTGAAATTTCATGGTGGGTGATATTACATCTGTATACTTGAAATTTTGCTACGTGTATGAAATGATGATTGtcttaattattttgttattttattttatacataatatatttcttactATATATTGTTGCATGATATTTAAGTATGATGGTTATAGAGAGGTAATTTTATAAAGAATGTACTCATATAATAAATGTCATTGTTATTATAAGCAGAATGTTGTGATAGAAAAGCAAAATATACcatgaaaaaatgattttggagAACATCAAGCAATTATAATGAAATACTGTTATAATGAGGGCTAGCTATTGAGAGATTTGACTGTATATATGTatacagatatacacatatacatatatattgagaGTTTATAACCTCATCCTTTCATATTTTATGTAATCTAAGGATCCGTTTGACTATGtgatatgaaatatttgagataaaGTTGAAATTATGTTTGGACATGCAATCTAAATTTCTTAaactgtaatttttttaaaaaaaataaaaatctcataaattgtgaaaactataaaaaaaaattgagttgttATACAATCTTACCGAATAAgccaaaattcataaataaattggTAAATGTGGTGGGTAGATATAATATATCTACCAACTTATGGATCTTTTTGTAACATgtacaaaacataaatatatcattatgtCTGTTTATAGATAAATGATtgtgattataaatttttaattacatATAATTTATAAAGATCCACtagtcaataataataataagaatttaTTCTGTAATATAATTTTATAACATAGTACAAACTATTTCTTCGACATGAgtctctctctttttttcctaCAAAATTTAAAACGATGGTTTTtctttacaaaatataaatttttgggtaattttgtattttaaaaagttGCAATCGCGATTTGAAATcctaaatcataattttttttttgagaatttgaaagttATTCTCATGAGATGAAATGTCATGTCGAAAAGCCTACTAAAACTAAGCATCTTATGTTTGTCGTCCTCTCGAGCGGCCGAGAGTGTTTATGTCAAGATGCGTACCTACTGATTTTACTAATTTACTCTATTAGTTGCCTATCAGTGAAACAAGTATGCTAACGTGGTTCACTTGAGTAGAGTAAATAAAGAGagtgtttttacgtggaaaacacctggCTCAAAAAGGTGTTAAAAatacgacctgtacctctacaggatttaaccccttCTTCACtaaaactcttgagcctcaacaatcaacaaattacaagactcttgtaaacgaggaattaaactctaactcctatttctacaataacacaaattTTCCCAAGATGAGTGTttccaagtcttcgagttcccaacTTGAAGACAATAGTCCACAATtcattacaactcaagaaccaacctattacacaaaGCCTAAGACTGTAAGTAAAGAAATAGGTTATTCATATGACTCCTTCAAGTGGTAGAATAGATTtgtttattggtgatttttttattttttgcatgaGTGAAACTCTTTTTGATAGTTTCTTCTATTTAAGACAACTCTAATGATGTCCTGCAGATAAACTAATCTTCTTTTTTCAATAGGAATCTATCAGGTAGTTTCATTTCTTGTTGCATTGTATCTCCTTGACAAAGTAGGACTCCTTTATTTGCTCAATCTTCAAGTGTTGTGTTTATCTTCCTTTCAACCTCTTTTCTGCATATGATAAGCATTGAAAGCATATCTGAATTTCCTTGCTTATCCACTCCTGACTTTACGCATTATCAGCCTTGCATCTACTTCAATGTTTTTCACATGTGAGGACCATCATGACTAACATGTTTCACTAACAtaggtcaatcatcaaaactcctTTGCTCTAAcaaattttctctttttgatgatgacaaaccacaaAACACATGTTTCACAACATCATAACATCATAGCAATACTTCTAAAATTCCTGACATACTCAATAAAGGAATAAAACACAAGAACACTAGAAAATAGGTTAGTCATtgagttataaacattgcacaatCTAATACTTCCCctttttgacatcatcgaaaagcaAGGCCcaaagtcaaaaaaaaattgtttaataaTCCATAGCCAAATCAAACTTTTAAAGCAAAATACCAACATGTATGAAGTAAAACATAAGCAAAACACAAAAAACAATCTAGTCCATTTAATTCAAAAGCAAGATACAACTAAGAGTACCAAAAACTGATAAGGAAGAAATAGTAGAAACAAAGTCAATCCTCAGTACTAAAGAGGTAACTAAGGAGAGGAAACAGGGGGAATGAGGGTAGTCAACTTTTGCACGATTTCAGCATTTGTAGCTCTTTCACTCTCAATGGTAGCTTGAAGAGAAGCAATCTGATCTTGAAGTGCCTGTTTTTCAGTATCATGAGTTGCTTAAGAAGCCTCTAGCTCAGCCTGAGCAGCGTCCAATTCAGCAGTTTTAACTGCAAGTGCATTCCTCAAACGTTGCACAAGATTATCAGCACTCCTCATTGAAACAGGTAACTCCATATGGTTCACAGTCCCTATAAAATCTTTGGTGGTCTGCATAGACCACACTTAGACAGGCACTTTAAACTCTTTAAATATAGGGTTGAGCAAAAATTCATAAGGGAGAGCATGAATTGTAGAATTATCAGCACCTCTTTAAGGAGAACCCTTTGCATGTGTTGTAGAATAATCGTAGGCAGATTAGTTTTCACCTCAATATCCAGCAACTTCATAAGAGTAAGATCAATAAAATTAGCTACCGTCTTTCTTTCCTTTCTAGGGGTGATCATCTTGTGAACAACATCAAAGTAGAGGCAATAAAGAGAAGACATCTCTCTCTTGAGAACTCTACAATGATTGACCAGTTGATGATTTCCAAAAAACTTACGAGATATATCAAGGGCTGATGCAATATTGTCAAGAGGAAACCAAAAAACCTTAACATAATGACCTCAACCCCTGGAGAAAGGTATAGAATTCTAGCAGTATCAGCAGCATAGAGATTTATAGTGATCCCTCGAACAGTGGTAGAAAACATCTCACCAATAGCAACCCTATTCATATAGAACTCATAGACCTCAGGTTTGGCAAATTTCCTTTGTAAGTCACCTTAAAGAAATAAGTGTGACCATCCTTGGACCTCTAATTTGGTTAACATCACATTCATATCAGCACCCCCAAATCCACTAACAACACTTGTCTCTAGCCATTTTACGTTCTTAAAAATACAGATAATGGTCTGTAGGAGAGTCTTGATTGGCAAAGGATTCATAAAGCTCAAAATATGAATCTAACTCAACAAAAGTATCAGGAGGTGAGTCAGACTCAGAAAAATCAGAGGGAACAGGTTTGGTATAGGAAAAGCAGAGGGTTTTGGAATTGTGCATTTCACCGTCTTTCCTTTATGCACTAAATAAAGCAGTATATTTGGAGAAGAgaaaggaggaggaggaggaacaAATATAGCAacacattttctttttctttcttgaagGGCTTTAGCTAAGGAATTTTCTTCCCGTTGTTTTTTCCCACGAGTGTGAGGAGTTCTAGGAACGGCTATAGAGGGACTAGGCTCAATAGAATTTTGATCTTCAACAATAATGGGAGAGGAAGAATGTGTTCTCTTCGAGTGAGACCTTGATTTTCTTGGAATCAAACTTGAAATTGGAACATTATCGGGATCAACAATTTGGAGAGGAACCAGGAGATAGTAAAGTAGGTTTAGGAATGGAATGAGAACtggaagaaaattgagaaaaggggTTTTTGAGGTTTTTGAAGACGATGAAATCGGATAATTTAATTGGAATGGTAGGTGGAATAGGAGGTGTTATGTTAGTAGTGGGATGAAGAATGAGAGccataaataaatatgtaaaagagGCTAAAGATGAAGCTGAGGACGATGATGCCATAGTGAAAAGGAAACACTGTGTATTTCTTGTTTGTGAGATAGTGAATGAATGAGGAAAGAGGGAGAGAGAAACGGATATAAAAGTAGGGAAAAGAAGTTGAAATGTAAAGGATAGGGATTTGATGGGTGGCAAGATAATGTTTAAGAATTCCAATGGTTATGGGATTGATGTGGCAGTCTTTCTAAAAAAAGTGAACTCTTAAGATTTGGcagttttagaaaaatataagGGACCAAAAGGGAAAACTTGTTTCTCCTTAGTCAATTTTAGATAGACTAATAATCATACCTGAACTCTTGAACATTTTGAATAAAATTGCTTTAGGTGTTCCAACATTACTGtaaaattcaaatacataaagGTTAGATCACTCAAAATTCTTGAATTACGACACACAACTAAATGAGCAAGACTGGATTAATCAATAAAAACTCAAGAAGTCATCAActtttctagtcaatcattgagggggaTTTATGCAGTCTTAATCATAcccaaggctaacctatttttttcaaagtgttccTTACTTAATGCCTTGGTGAATATATTAGCAATTTGTTCTTTAGTGGAACAGAACATGATTGATATAAGacctttttcaatattatctctaaaaaagtgatgtctaatagcaatatgtttagttcttttatgttgaatgGGATTCTCTGCAATATTTATGACACTTGTATTGtcacaaaaaataggaacacatCTAACATTCATACCAAAATCCATGAGTTATTGTTTAATCCATAATAACTGAGCACAACAAGATCCAGCAGCAACATACTCAGCCTCAGTAGTAGATAGTGCTACTGAGTTCTGCTTCTTCGTAGACTAGGTAATGAGACATAATCCAAGGAAGTGTGTCATGCCTATGGTACTCTTCCTGTCCAATAAATATCCTGTATAGTCAAGATCAGAATAACCTACCAGGTTAAAATTACTACCTTTAGGATACCATAGACCAAGATCATTTGTTCCATTGAGATATCTAAAGATTCTCTTCACAGATTGCAAATGAGATTCTTTAAGATTTGCTTGAAACCTTGCGCAAAGTCTTACACTGAACACAAACTGAACACAATATCAAGTCTGCTTACTGTGAGATACAGTAATGATCCTATCTTTCCTCTATATAGTTTATGCTCCACATCAAAACCTATTTCATCCATATCCAGTCTTGTGGCAGTGGCTATTGGACTGCTGATCTCTTTTGCTTCTTCCATGAAAAATCTTTTGAGAAGTTTATTGACATACTTTTGTTGATGAATTATGGTTCGAGATGttgtttgcttgatttgtaaTCCTAAGAAATAGTTTAGCTCCCTCATCATaatcatctcaaattcacaactcatgagttttgccaagtcatgagtcatgttcatgtttgtagatccaaagataatatcatcaacatacacctGCACAATCAACATATATTTTCCATtagatttcaagaaaatattattgtcaattttacctttAGTATGACCATGCTCCAAGAGAAATTTTAACAATCTTTGATACCAAACTCTTGGAGCTTGTTTGGGACCATACAAAGCCTTGTCAAGCTTGTATACATAATCAGGAAACTTCTTACTCTCAAATCCTGGTGGTTGTTTAACATACACCTCTTCCATAAGAATCTCATTTAAGAATGCACTCTTAATATCCAGTTGATAGAGAATGAATTCCATATAAGCAGCAAAAGCTATAAGAAGCCTAATTGCTTCAATTCTAGCTACAAGAGCAAAAGTCTCACCAAAATCTATGTcttcttcttgattgtatccatggaccaccaatcttgccttgttTCTTATAACTGTTTCATGCTCATCAACCTTATTTCTATACACCCACTTATTCCCAACCATTGTTCTATCTTTTGGAAGAGGAACCATGCTCCTCATTCACCTTCTTTGGTTCAATTTCTGACAGAAATGCTTTGAAAGCACACATATTCCTCAACCCTAACCTTGTAGTGATCCCAGAAGTGAGATCAATGAGCATATTTTCAATAGGATGAGATCCTTGATAGTTGTATCCTTTTGGAACCAATCCTTGTGAATTACTGGAATCACTATGATTATTCTGAGTTGGGGTAGTTGGAGGTTCAATTTCCCCTGTCAGTGTGCCTCCAGAATCAATTCCCCCTATCGAAGTGCCTCTAAGTTTGACACATTCAGTTGATGGACCATGTTAAGCAACTTGTTCCTCATAATCACTTCCTTCCTGTATGTTAGTCTTAGCACAAGATTCATTAAATACTACATGCACACTTTCTTAAACACAATTTGTTCTGTTGTTTAACACCCTATATGCTTTGCTATGACGTGACTATCCTATGAAGATTCTCTCTTCACTCTTAGCATTAAATTTTCCCAGTTGATTTTTCccattattatgaatgaaacatttacaaccaaatattttgaaatgagaaatattaggctttctttcttttataattCATAGAGAGTCTTTTCTAGAATAGTTCTGATCATGcatttatttatgatatatgcaa
The Capsicum annuum cultivar UCD-10X-F1 chromosome 6, UCD10Xv1.1, whole genome shotgun sequence DNA segment above includes these coding regions:
- the LOC107855814 gene encoding glutamate receptor 2.3-like, with the translated sequence MSTQTDVVIDLRNRVKVPIISPATSPLLSVQENPFFIRGALPSSSQTKAIAEIVKTYEWREVVVIYEDSPIGTGILPHLTDALLEINTLVSYRSVISPSANDDQILKELYNLNIMQTRVFVVHLLPHLASRLFLKAKEAGMMSGGYAWIITEVLPSLLDSVDHSVIESSMQGVLGIKPYIPRSNEPSNFTKRWRKRFRQEYPDMDPVELNVFGLWAYDSITALAKAVAQARTTANPKFKKADTRENLTELDAIGTSALGSLLLDSMQNTTLKRGLSGEFRIIDGELQPSPYEIVNIIGKGERIIGFCKEKDGISCKKMSGKTAVKCNNKQLASTFWPGESTIAPRGWEIPTSGKKLRVGVPVKGRLGQFIKVEIDSKTQAVTATGFIPDIFKEVLQSLPYAVPFEFIPFSITHGKISQDYDDLVEKISSKVISNPFFN